The region TTTAGAGAGGTGCAGACAATGGAAGAGAACCCCGCCCCCGTCACCGTCATCGGCCTGGGCCCCATGGGCGCCGCCATGGCCCGCGCCTTCCTGGACCGCGGCCACACCGTCACCGTGTGGAACCGCACCGCGGCCAAGGCCGAGCCCCTGGTCGCCCTGGGCGCGACCGCCGCGCCGACCGTCGCCGACGCGCTGCGCGCCAACGAGCTGGCCGTCCTCAGCCTCACCGACTACGCCGCCGTGTACGACCTGCTCACCCCGGCCGCGGACGCCCTGGCCGGGCGGGTGATCGTCAACCTGAGCTCCGACACCCCCGACCGTGCCCGCGAGGCCTCCGCCTGGCTCGCCGGGCACGGCGCGCACCACCTGACCGGCGGGGTGCAGGCGGACCCCTCCGGCATCGGCGCGCCGGGGACCTCCACGTTCTACAGCGGCCCCCGCGAGGTCTTCGACCGGTACGCGGACACCCTGTCCGTCCTCACCGGGACCGATTACCGGGGCGAGGACCCGGCGCTGGCCCCGCTCCACTACCAGCTGGGAATGGACCTCTTCTGGACCGGCCTCGCCGGGTGGCTGCACAGTGTGGCCGTCGCCCGGGCGCACGGGGTCAGCGCGCAGGAGTTCCTGCCCCAGGCCGCCTCCACCGCCGCCTCTCTGGAGCAGATGTTCCGCTTCTACAGTCCCCGCGTCGACGCCGGTGAGCACGGCGGCGACGCCGAACGCCTCTCCATGGCGGCGGCGAGCATCGAGCA is a window of Nocardiopsis changdeensis DNA encoding:
- a CDS encoding NAD(P)-dependent oxidoreductase — its product is MEENPAPVTVIGLGPMGAAMARAFLDRGHTVTVWNRTAAKAEPLVALGATAAPTVADALRANELAVLSLTDYAAVYDLLTPAADALAGRVIVNLSSDTPDRAREASAWLAGHGAHHLTGGVQADPSGIGAPGTSTFYSGPREVFDRYADTLSVLTGTDYRGEDPALAPLHYQLGMDLFWTGLAGWLHSVAVARAHGVSAQEFLPQAASTAASLEQMFRFYSPRVDAGEHGGDAERLSMAAASIEHVVDTADRAGVDPALPAAVLALARAGVDRGHADESLTSLLHLLHRA